The genomic DNA GGGGAGAGGGGCAGAGGGGAAAGGGGCAGAGGGGTGCGGAGAGGGATATCGTGGAACGCGAAGGTCGCTCAGAAGGGCTTTGCCACGGAGGGTGCTGAGGACACATGGCGACATTGAACTGGATCGGCAAGGAGGCGGTTGTCAATCACCATCGGAAGGTGCCGTATCGGCTGCTGAAGGCCGATCCGTCGCTCTCGGTGGGTGAGGATGGCGGGCTGGCATCGGGGAATCTGCTTGTGCAGGGGGACAATCTGGAGGCGCTCAAGGCGCTCTTGCCCTACTACGGCGGCAAGGTGAAGTGCATCTACATCGATCCGCCGTACAACACGGGGAACGAGGAGTGGGTGTACAACGACAACGTGAACAGCCCGCAGATCAGGGCGTGGCTTGAAGGCACGCTTGAAAGCCGCAAGGTCGATGCAGACGACCTGAGCCGTCACGACAAGTGGCTGTGCATGATGTATCCGCGGCTAATGCTACTACGAGATTTCTTGTGCGAGGATGGCGCGTTATTTGTGTCGATTGACGATAACGAGGTTGCTTTCCTTCGCCTGTTGCTCGACGAGGTGTTGGGCAGTAGTAATTTTGTTGCCGAAATGATCTGGGAGGGCGCATTCAAGAATGATGCGAGACAGATAGGTGTCAATCACGAGTATGTTCTCGTTTACGCCAAGAACAGGGCCTTGCTGCCTCGTGAGTGGGCAGTTCCCAAAGAGGGTGTTGAGCCCGTCTTGCGTGAAGTCGATCGCTTGAGAGCGATTCACGGAGAAGACTACGACTCGGCTTCGGCGGATCTGGCCGGTTGGTTTCGGGCCATGAAAGCCACGCCTTCTTTCGGACTACGCCGGTTTCGATTCATTGACGCCAGGGGTGCGTACAAGGAAGATGATCCCACAGCACCTGGCGGACGGCGATTTCAGTTGATCAATCCGCATACGGGCACGGTGATTCCCTTGCGTCCCAATCGTGGCTGGGCGTTTGATCAGAATGAGTTTGAGGAACGAGTGAAGCAAGGCCGCATTTCGTTTGTCAACGATAAGAGCATTATGCTTCGAACATATCTCCACGAGACCGACAAGGTGACCCCTCAAAGCGTCTTCTACCAGCCCACACGATCGGCCTCGGAACGTCTCGGACGAATACTTGACAGCGGAGAGTTTGAGTATCCCAAGGACGAGGTCATTCTCCAGCGATTCATTGATATGGCGACAGACCCCGGCGCGATCGTGATGGATTCCTTTGCTGGATCTGGCACGACTGGTCACGCCGTGCTCGCGATGAACAAGGCGGATGGCGGGAACCGAAAGTTCATCTGTATCGAGATGGATGAAACGATCTGCAAGACGATCACGCGTGAGCGGATCACGCGGGTGATCGAGGGGTATCACCCCGGCGGCGACAGGAAAAAGGAGCGGGTGGAGGGTCTTGGCGGCGGCTTCCGCTATGTGACACTCGGTCCGACGCTGTTTGACGAGCACGGCCGGTTTCGGTCGGGGGAGGACAAGGTCACGTTCGGGCAGTTGGCAGCGCACATCTTCTTCACGCAGACGGGGGAGCCGCTGCCGAAGCAGGTGAACGGGAAGCGGTCGCCATTGATCGGAACGTTTCGAGGCACGGCGTACTACCTGCTCTACAACGGGATTCTGGGGGACCGGAGTGTGAGCGGCGGGAACGTCCTGACGCGCGAGACGCTGGCGATGTTGCCCAAGCACACGCTGGCAGATGGGTCGCCGGGGCCACGGGTGGTGTTCGGCGAGGCGTGCCGCCTGAGTGATGCGACGCTGCGGCGAGAGGGGATTGAGTTCAGGCAGATTCCGTACCAAGTTGAAGTGGGGTAAGCCATGAAAAGAGAACTGGTTCAGCAGTACTGCGGCGTCTTTCAAGGGATCACTCGGGAGCGAGAAGGGGTGGAGTACTGGCACGGACGGGAACTACAGGACGTTCTCGGGTACACGAAGTGGGACAACTTTGTCCAGGTCGTCGAGCGGGCCAAGACCGCTTGCGCGAACAGCGGACAGGATCCGAACGACCATTTTGCCGACGTCGGCACAATGGTCGATCTCGGCTCGGGGGCGAAGCGGGAGGTCCCAGACTTCGTGCTGACGCGCTATGCGTGCTATCTCATTGCCCAGAATGGAGATCCGCGCAAGACACAGGTGGCCTTTGCACAGACGTACTTCGCCCTGCAGACTCGAAAGCAGGAGTTGGTTGAACAGCGGCTGGAAGAGGTCGAACGGCTCGCGGCGCGGGAGAAGCTGACGGGCACGGAGAAGGCGTTGTCCGGCATCATCTATGAGCGCGTCGGGAACGAGAAGAGCTTTGGGATGATCCGTAGCAAGGGCGACGCGGCGCTGTTCGGGGGGCGGACGACGGAGGACATGAAGAAGAAGCTGGGGGTGCCAAAGGGGCGCGCGCTGGCGGACTTCTTGCCCACGATCACGATCAAAGCCAAGGACTTCGCGAGCGAGATCACGAACTTCAATATCAAGGACAAGGACCTGCGCACAGAGGCGGCCATCACGAGTGAGCACGTCCAGAACAACAAGGACGTGCGCAAGTTGCTCGGAGAGCGTGGCATACAGCCCGAGGCGTTGCCGCCCGCGGAGGATATCAAGAAGCTCGAACGCCGAGTGGAGAGTGAGAAGCGATCCATCACAAAGGGGGCCAAGCCGCTGCCGCCGAGTGACGACGCACAAGGATGCGAAGCGTGACCACCGGGCTGAAGATCTATCAGGAGGAGGCGCTTCAGGAGCTCTCGGAGTTCCTGCGGGCAGCGCAGGCGACGGACGCGGCGCGTGCGTTCAACGCCAAGCGGAGGCCGAGCGGCGAGTACCAACCCATTCCCGAGTGGAAAGAGAGCGAGGCCTTTCCCTATGTGTGCGTGCGGATTCCGACGGGGGGCGGGAAGACGTTGCTGGCGGCGCACGCGGTGGGGAGGGTGTGCCATGACTATGTGCTGGCGGAACGGCAGGTGGTGTTGTGGCTTGCGCCGTCGGATGCGATTGTGCAACAGACGCTTGGGGTGTTGAGGGACAGAGGCAGCCGCGCGAGGAAGGCGCTGGCGGGGGCGTTTGGCGGTCAGGTGACGATTTTGGATGTGGAGGAGGCGTTGTCGGTGACGCCCGCGGTGCTGAGCGGATCGTGCTCGGTGATCGTGTCAACGGTGCAGTCGTGGCGGGTGGACAGCACGGACGGGCGGCGCGTGTACCAGCCGGCCAACGGTGACCTGATGGGGCACTTTGACGGTGCGAGCGAGAAGGCGCTTGCGGTCGTGGAGCGGGGACCGTCGGGCCAGCCGGTGTACTCGCTGGGGAACGTGCTGCGGCTGCGCAAGCCGATCGTGATCATCGATGAGGGGCACAAGTTCCGGACGAAGCGGACGTTCGAGACGCTGAAGCGGTTCTCGCCGCGTGCGGTGGTGGAGTTCACGGCAACGCCCCATGTGAAGGGAAAGGACAGGGTTCCGAGCAATGTGGTGGTGGAGAAGTCGGCGCGGGATCTGAAGATCGAGAACATGATCAAGGCGCCGATTGTGCTGCGGGAGTCCAAGCAGTGGACGGATGCGGTGCGGCTGGCGGTGGCCAAACGAAAGGAGCTGGCGCGGGCTGCGGAGGAGGAGGGGAGAAAGACGGGGGAGTACATCCGGCCGATCGTGCTGTTCAAGGCGGAGGACAACGTCACGGGGAGCAACAACGTGACGGTGGATGTGCTGCGGGAGCACTTGATCAAGGAGGGATACGCGACTGAGGAGGAGGTCGTGATTCATGTGGGTGGACGGAAGGACCTTCCCGCGAACATCCTCAGTCCGGAGTGTCCCGTGAACTATGTGATCACGGTGGATGCGTTGGGCGAGGGGTGGGACTGTCCGTTCGCGTATGTGCTGTGCACGATCGCGACGCTTTCGAGCTCGATCGCGGTGGAGCAGATCCTGGGGCGGGTGCTGCGGATGCCGAATGTCACGCTGAAGCATGATGAGTCGCTGAACAGGGCGTACTGCTTCACTTCGAGCGGGGCGTTCGGGGATGCGGCGACGAATCTGAAGGATGCGCTGGTGGACGCGGGATTCAGCCGCGATGAGGCGGAGGGGGCGGTCATTGAGGATCGCGGCGCGGAGCGGCGGGATGACGAGCCGGCGCCTCTGTTCCGGAACCGTGAGATCCCGGTGTTCGTTGATGCGGTGTTGAGTGAGGAGCAGAAGACGGCGATCGCGTCGGCGGTGCCTGGGGATGTGAGATTCGAGCCCGCACCGCTGGCGGGGACAACGACGATCCTGTATCGCGGCGACATGCTGGATGAGCGGGCGGCGGCGCGGGTGGAGAGTGTGCTGGAGGGGGGGCGGGACAAGATTGCCGCGAAGCGGTTCAAGCGTGCGCTTGCGGGGGAGGGGACGAGCGCGTCTGAGCTTGGGGAGCTATTCAGGATTCCGGCGTTGGCGATTCAAGACCCGCACGCGGAGGGCGGGCTCTCACTGTTTGAGGCCCAGCATCGGGAGACGGCGTGGACCTTGGATGAATGTTCGCACGAGTTGGGGCATTTCGACGCTTCGCCGGGGACGGTGCGTGAGTTTGAGGTCGCACCGGATGAAGACGGGGCGTGGGTGGACCAATACAAGGGCGAGGTTGCGGCGGCGGTGTCATGGATGGATCAGGGCGGACCACGGACACTCGAGGAGTTGTCGGCGTGGCTCGATCGCTCGATCGAGGATCGAACAGTTACGCAGGATGCGAAGCGGGCGTACATCGATCGAGTGCTGTTGTGGTTGACGCGGGCGCAGAACCTGTCGGTTGAGCGGCTGTCTCCCGTGCGATGGAGGCTTGCGCGGGCGATCGCGGCGCGCGTGGAGGAGCATCGATCGCAGATTGAGCGGCACGTGTTTCAGTCGCTACTCGGGCGGCTGGTTGTTTCGGTGACTCCACCTCACCCGTCGCTCATCTTTGCACTCGACTCCGCGCGATCGGACTATCCGGGAGACTTGCGAGCGACGACGGACCGGAAGTCATTTCCGCGGCACTTCTTCCCGTTTATCGGTGACATGAACAACGATGAGCGGTTGTGTGCGCAGTTGATCGATGCGCATCCCAATACGAAGCACTGGATCAGGAATATCGAGAGACATCCGAAGTCGTTCTGGATGCCGGGGCTGCGGCAGAAGTTCTATCCGGATTTCATCGCCGTTCTGCATGATGGCAGGTACGCGGCAATTGAGTACAAGGGGAAGCGCGGCGAGCAGATTCCTGATGAGCAGGCGAAGCGGGAGATGGGGATGCTTTGGGCTGCGCGAAGCGAGGGAAAGTGTGTGTTCGTGTGGGTAACGAAGGAGGACATGGAAGCGTCGGTATCGGCGGGACTCGCGAGCCCGTCTTGAGAAAGGGTGGTCAGCGAGCGGATTCGGCTTGTGTGAGGGGACAGATGGGTCGGGGGTGGGGGGGTGTCGGGTCGCGAGTTGGGATGTGGAATGGGCTGCAGGCCTACGCTTCCGCCCCTATGGGTAAGTCACGCGAGATCAAGAAGCGTATGAAGGCCGTCGGCAACATCCGGCGGATCACGAAGACGATGCAGATGATCGCGACGAGCAAGTTTGCTCGGGCGCAGCAGCGCGCGGTCGCGAGCAAGCCGTACACGGCGGCGTTGTTCGATCTGGTGGGGAAGATGGCGAGTGCCGCGGGGGATGTGAGCCATCCGCTGATCGACGCGAAGCCGGGTGCGGACGCGAAGATGCTGACGCTGGTGATCACGAGCGATCGCGGGTTGTGCGGGCCTTACAACGGCGCGATTCTGCGTCGGACGATGGAGCACTTCCGGAACACGCCGGGCGCCCGTGAGGGCGAGATCGAGCTGGTGGGGAAGAAGGGTCTGGCGACGCTGAAGTTCAACAAGATCAACGTGGCGACGCACCACACGCACTTCGGGGACACGCCGACGTATGCGAGCGTCGAGGCGTTGGCGCAGACGTACATCGATCGCTTCATCCGCGGGGAGATCTCCGGGGTGAGGGTTGTGTATATGCGGTTCATCTCGGCGGGGAAGCAGGCGGCGGAGATCAAGCAGTTGCTGCCGTTTGAGCCGGATGCGGGGGAGCAGAAGGATGCGGCGGCCGGTGCGGGTGCGGGGGGGATGGCGTTTGAGTTCAGCCCATCGCCGAAGGAGTTGATGGATTCGCTGCTGCCGGCGGCGTTGAAGGCGGCGTTGTTCCAGTGCTTCAACGATGCGATCGTGTCGGAGCACGTGGCGCGGATGGTGGCGATGAAGGCGGCGACGGACAACGCGGGGAAGATGGGGAAGCGTTTGAGCCGCGCGTACAACAGGGCGCGTCAGGCGCAGATCACGACGGAGTTGACGGAGATTATTTCGGGTGCCGCGGCGCTCGGGTGATGGGGAAGGCATTGGGCATTAGGCATTAGGCATTAGGCATTGGGCATTTGGGATACAGGCACGAAGGGCCGGCACGTCCACGGGGGCGTGCCGGCTTTGTTTTTGGGGCGGGTTGAGGGTGGGGTGGGGTGAGGGTGGGGGTCGAGTACATTTTTGCGTTGCTGCTAAGTCGGGGATGGCACTGCGTAGTAAGGGTGAGTGGAGGGTGGTTTTTGGTAGAGATCGGCAGCGGGGGATCAGCCGCGTAACCGAGAGGATGTGCGTGATGAGTGATTGGCGTGCGAGCGTGGATGTGTTGCGATTGGTGGCGGCGATGGGTATTGGCCTGTTGCTCAGTGAGTTGGGACACGGTGTGGGCGGCGCGCTGGGAGCGGGTGTTGGCATCGGGAGCGTGTCGGCGCAATGTCTCGTTCCTGCGGAGACGCTGGTGGAGTTCAATCGGGGAGCGCGTCGATCGACATTGCGCGGGATCGTGCGGGCGTCCGTGGGCTGGGACCCTGACGGTGATGGGCCAGAACCCGAGTGGCTGGTGATTGCGGGAAACTTCGATAGGGTCAATGGCGTACCCGCGGAGAACGTCGCGGCGTGGGACGGGACGAGGTGGCGATCATTCGGCGTGGACTTTGTGTTGTCTTCGGACGTCCATGCGCTCGCTGTGCACCAGGGGAGACTCATTCTGGGCGGCGACTTTGACTTTGTGAGATCGGTCGGCGAGAGCGAGATTATCGGTGCGCGTGGACTGATCGAGTTGACACCAGATGGTTGGAGACTCTTTGAGAACCGTCCCGGTCCCGGGTTGGGGCCGTTTCGGTATGTCCAGGCGCTTCTCTCGGACGGAGAGTCGCTCTTCATCGCCAGCGAGAGGCTCTCGGCTGACGACGATACGACGTCTTCGTCGCCGATCGTGAGATGGGACGGCGAGATGTACCGCACCGCCAAGTTGCCCGCTCCGACCACAGGGGGCATATGGGCTATGGCGTTCCACGCCGGGGAGTTGCATGTGGCGGGGTCATTCGTGAGCGGGAGCGGCGGACTGATCTCGCGTGTCGCCCGATACGACGGGGTTTCATGGCACGCGCTCGGTTCGGGGCTCGCCTTTGAAGGCAAGTCGATCGTGAGCGCCGGGGGCGCGTTGCATGTGGGTGTTGTTCCGACATCGTCAAGCGGCCCAAGCGTGTACAGATGGAATGGGGCTGAGTGGTCGGGCGCGGGCTCGGGGTTGGGCGGCGCGACGGCGTTGTCGCTTGCGGCGCTCGATGGAGATGTGGTCGTGGGCACGGGGCTCGGCACTCCTTACATCAACGTGCCGATGGATGTGTTTCGCCTGTCCGACGGCGTGTGGAAGGCACTGGAGGGGCACCTTTCACCCGTTCTCAGACATGCCACCTACTCGCTCTCGTTTCATAGGGGGGATCTCATCGCGGCCGGTGAGCAGATGATGGCAACAACGACGCGCGCTGTGGGCGGTGTGGCGAGATGGACCGGGCGCATGTGGACGTCGGCTGACGACGGGTTGAACGGAACTGTGCGGTCGCTCTTGCCCGACGGGGACGGCATCATCGCGTGCGGTTCATTCACGTCTATCGGCGGCGTCTCTTCTCCGGGGATCGCGAGGATCACGGCGAGCGGCGTCGAAGCGATCCCGTGCCCGATTGTGTTCGCCGACAACAACCGAGAGACTGTGCGGCGGATGACCATGCTGGGCGATCGCCTGGTGATCACAGGCGCGTTCATGATGCAGAATGAGTCGAGAGACGGGATCGCGATTCGCGAAGCGTCGGGAGAGTGGGTCGTGCCTCGGTACGATTCGGCGTGGCTGAAGGGTTTGCGTCTCGGGACGGTGGACAACGTGCTCTATGTGCTCGGGCAGAATGAGAATGGAGTGTCGCTGCATCGTCTTGATGAAGATGTGCTGACGCGTGTCACGGGCATCACATCCGTTACAGGATCGTATGAGCTGTGCGAGCACGACGGAGAACTCATACTCACCGGGGCTTCCACCACGGGTGATTCTGATCCGGTGGCGTTGATCAGCGCGTTCGATGGATCGGTGTGGCGCGAGCTGGGCGCGGGGCTTTCGGGTGGCGTCGGGAGCGCGGTTTCTTATCGTGGTCAACTGATCGCGGCGGGCAACTTCACTATCAACGAGACCGGCGAGGGGGCGACGCTCGCCCGTTGGGACGGATCGAACTGGACCCGGATGGAGCCGCCCTTCACGGGCTATCTGCGAATTCGCGGGGGCGACGAAACCGGCATCGCGGTCTTTCTATCGAATCAGCGTGCCGCGGTACTCCACGGAGGAAGGTGGGTGGAGGTGACGGGGTTGTTTTCGCAGCGAGATGATAGCGTTGAAGATTACTCGTTCGCGCGATTGGGTAGCCGATGCGTGATGCTGGGAACCGTTGATATCGGTGAGGCCGCGCGCGTGTTCGGCCTTCCCATGACCTTTGATCTGCCGTGCGAGGCGGACTTGAACTGTGACGGCGATGCGGACATCGTGGATCTGCTCGATTACTTTCAGGCATACGCGGACTGCCACTCGGGCGAGGCGGGATGTGATGCCATCCGCGCTGACTTCGATCAGAACGGCGTATTCGACATCATGGATGTGCTTGCGTTCCTTGATGCGCTTGGCGCAGGGTGTGAATGAGGGGGTGCTGTTCAATTCGGGACACGGCTCGGAGAGCCGATCTAGCCAGAAGCACGTAGGGCCGGCACGTCCACGGGGGCGTGCCGGCTTTGTTTTTGGGTGGGTTGAGGGTGGGGGGGGGAAAGGTCTTGTGGTGTGTGGGGGTGATGTGGTAAGGTGGGGGGTCGGCCGACTCGTGGCCGCGTGAAGGCGATTGGCTGGTTGGATCGCTTCGTGAAAAGGGGTGTTGCGATGGTTTCGAACGGAACGTCGGGGAACGGTGCGCCCATTGGGAATGGGGTTGGGGGGAGCGGTGTTGGTGGGGGGGTTGGTGGTGGTGGTGGGGCGGACTATGACGTGGCGATCATCGGGGGGGGGCCGGGCGGCTCGACGTGTTCGACGCTGCTGAAGAAGTACATGCCGGAGCTGCGTGTGCTGGTGATCGAGCGGGAGGTCTTTCCGCGCGAGCACATCGGTGAGAGCCAGTTGCCGTTGATCGGTGCGATTCTGAAGGAGATGGGGTGCTGGGAGAAGGTGGAGGCGGAGCAGTTTCCGATCAAGCTGGGTGGGACGTATCGGTGGGGGGCGACGAAGGACCTGTGGGACTTTGAGTTCATTCCGTTCGGTCAGTACCGGGACGATCCGCGGCCCGCGCCGTACGCGGGGCAGCGGATGTTCACGGCGTTGCAGGTCGAGCGGTCGGCGTATGACAAGATCCTGCTGGATCATGCGGCGGAGACGGGGGCGGAGGTGCGGCAGGGGACTTCGGTGCGGGAGATCCTGCGGACGGGCGATCGGGTGGATGGGCTGCGTCTCTCGGATGGGAGCGTGGTGACGGCGAAGCATTATGTGGATGCATCGGGAGATGCGGGGATTCTGCGGCGCGGGATGGGTGTTGAGTGTGATTATCCGGGGAACATCAAGAACGTGGCGTTCTGGGATTACTGGGACGATGCGGAGTGGGCGGTGACGATCGGGAAGGGTGCGACGCGGATCTTCATCATGTCGATCGGGATCGGGTGGATGTGGTTCATCCCGGTGCGAGCGACGCGGGTGTCGGTGGGGCTGGTGTGTCCGGCGGAGTATTACAAGTCGTGCGGGAAGTCGCCGGAGGAGCTGTACGCGTGGGCGATGCAGCAGGACCCGTTGATCGTGAAGCACACGAAGAACGCGCGGCGGGGCGGGAAGGTGACATCGACGAAGGACTGGTCGTTCATCGCGCAGCGGATGGTGGGCGAGAACTGGTACCTGGTGGGCGAGGCGTCGGGGTTTGCGGATCCGATTCTGTCCGCGGGGATGATGCTGACGCACGCGGGGGCGCGGGAGCTGGCGTACGCGATCATGGCGATGGAGCGCGGGGAGCACGATCGCGCGTGGTTGTGCGAGCATTATGAGTCGCTGCAGCGGCGGCGGATCAACCAGCACATCCGGTTCGCGGACTTCTGGTACGCGGGGAATGGGTGCTTCACGGACCTGGAGGACATGACGACGCGGATCGCGAAGGACGCGGGGATCGAGTTGTCGCCGAAGGAGGCGTTCCGGTGGATCTCGAACGGCGGGTTCATGGAGGACATCCCGGGTCGGGCGGGGATCGGCGGGCTTGATGTGGCGGGGGCGAAGGAGGTCGCGGGGAGGTTCCTCGGTGCGGAGGATGCGCAGGAGGCGGTGGGGTGGCAGGTGAACGACTTCAACGTCTTCCGGCCGAATCTTGAGGGGGCTGAGCGGGCGGAGTATCCGGTGTATCGGGCGGGGAAGATCGTGCGGGTGCCGTGCTACAAGCGGAAGCAGTTCACGATGCCGCTGATGGGTGCGTACGCGATGTGGCTGAAGGTGATGGAGCGGACGTCGGACATTACGGAGATGTGCCGCATGGTGATCGCGTCGTATCAGCGTGAGCGCGGGATGTCTCCTGCGCGTGCGAACTTTGAGTTGCAGCAGGCGATCCAGGCGCTGGAGGTGATGGTGCTCGAGGGTTGGGTTGTGGGTGAGAAGGATCCGTCGCGTCCGCTGCTGGGGATTCGCTCGAAGAAGGGTGACAACATGATCCACGAGACGCGGGACGTGCAGGTGGGGTAGCGCGCTGGGCGCGCAGGTTGGTGCGGGAGTCAGTTGTGCGCGGGTGTGCGTTCGATGGTGATGCGCACGGTGTTGGCGGGTGACCAGCTGGCGCGGAGGGCGGTTGTGACCTGGTCCGGGGTGATGGTGCGGTATTCCTCGAAAGCTCGGGCGAGGGATGCGGGTGAGAGTCCGTCGTAGGTGAGGGTCGCGAGTTTGGAGGCCCACGCTTCGGCGGAGAGGTCTTGGCGCGCGAGGATGGAGGCGATGCGGTTGCGTGCGTCATTGAGTTCGGATTCTGAGGGCTCTTGAGCGGCGAGCCGCGCGAGGTGCTGCGCGAGGATGTCGGCTTGGCCGGCGGGATCGGCATCGGGTGCATCGGAGGCGATCATGGCGGCGATGACGGAGCGCGGGGATCGTCCGGCGGGGTTGGTGGGGAAGACGCGGACATCGCCGGAGAGGTTCGGGTCGGCTTCGAGGCGTTCGTCGAGGATGAAGGCGGCGAGCGCGAGGGCGCGGCGCTCGGAGAGTTCGGCGCGGCGCGGGCCGACAACGGCGACGATGGCGCGGGAGGCGTGGGGCTGGTTGCAGCGTTCTCTGACCGTGATGGTGCGGAGGTCTGGCGGGGGCGCGTCGCGGAGTTCGCCGAGGGTGGTGGGGCTGATGCGCGAGCGGCCGGGGAGGGGGCCGAGTGAATCGGCGGCCAGGGCGAGGGTGTCGGGCGCGGGGCGGCGGCTTGCGATGGCGGCTTCGATCGAGCCCTGCATGGTTGCGGCGGCGAGCCATTCGGCGGCGGCGGCGGGATCGATGGCGGAGAGATCGGAGGCGAGGAGGGGGCGTGCCGCGGACATGGTGGAGGGGAGGGTTGCGGCGCGGAGTGCGTCGACGGCGGCGCGGTCGGGGTCGCTGGAAGCGATGAGGTCTTTGAAGGCCTGGAGGCGGGCGTTCATCGCGTCGGCGTCGATGTCTGGTTGTTCGATGAGGAGCGCGGCGATGTCGAGTCCGATGGGTAGGTCGGTCTCGGGACCTGTGATCCAGAGCTGGAGGGCGTCGGTGTGGGCGACTGCGCTGAAGCGGATCTGCGAGTCGAGGTAGCGGCGGATGGTTTCTGCCTGTGCGGGGGTTGGGGACTTGGGGAGGGACCATCCGGCGGCGGCGGCGGCGGCGAGTCCGCGTTTGCCGGGTGGTTCGAGACATTCGCCGCCGGAGATGGTGAGGGCGATGGCGAAGGTTCCGTCGGCGTTCTCTGGGAGTGTCTTGGCGTGGAGGCGTGTGCCGTTCGAGAGCCAGCAGGACCAGACGGCGATGGAGGGCGTTTGTGAGATTTCGGCGATGTGTGAGCTTCGGGGCTGGGCGAGGGCGGATGCTGGGGTGAGGGCGGAAGCGAGGATGAGTGCGGCGAGCGCGGGCGCGGCAAGTGATCGCGCGGCGATGCGGGAGAGGAGGGGGTTCTTCAGGCGGAAGGGGGGCACGCCTGAGGGTACCGGGTGGGGGGCGTGCGTGTTGCGTGGGGGGGGTGGGATCAGGAGAAGGGGATTCACCACGGAGGCCAGAGAGGAACACGGAGGGGGAATAGGGTGGCGAGCACGGGGGGCCGCGGCTATTCGGCGGCATGCGAAGGGGGCGAGCGTGTTGCCACGACGGTGAACTTGACAGGAACTGACACGAGCCGTTCGACAGACACGGGCTCTACGAGGTCCCAAGTTGCCTTGTCGAATCCCTCGCCGAAGCGCACGCGAATGACAAGCGTGCCGCGTTGCTCTGATGGCGGGAGATGCGGAATCGCAACATCGACCGGCAAGCGCACCATCAGCCCCATGTGCGGGGCGATAGGAAACGGAGTGCTTCGCGCAACGAGGCGATCGCCGTTCTCGAGAATGAGGACCTGCGGCTCAACAATGGCGGTGAGGCCGCGGGTCTCGTGCTCGCCTTTCTGTGTCAGCACCCCGCTTCCGGCACGAAAGATGGCCGAGACCATCCAGCGAAGCGGTTCGCCGGGTTCCACGGGGTCGTGAGGCATCGGGACCAGGGCGACAGAGTTTGACGCGTATGTTGCCCATGCGTCATCGCCGACCTGACCTGCGGCGCGGGCACCTTCGATGATGTCCCCCATGTGCTCGGTCCACATGGCGTCTGGATCAGCGTTGACATGGAGCAGTGCCTGCACTGCGCGATGGTGTGACCCACTCGCGAACCTGCGCAACCGAATGCGATGAAGGATCTCCTGAGCGACTAGCTTGCTACGTGCCGCGTTCGG from Phycisphaeraceae bacterium includes the following:
- a CDS encoding tryptophan 7-halogenase; protein product: MAIIGGGPGGSTCSTLLKKYMPELRVLVIEREVFPREHIGESQLPLIGAILKEMGCWEKVEAEQFPIKLGGTYRWGATKDLWDFEFIPFGQYRDDPRPAPYAGQRMFTALQVERSAYDKILLDHAAETGAEVRQGTSVREILRTGDRVDGLRLSDGSVVTAKHYVDASGDAGILRRGMGVECDYPGNIKNVAFWDYWDDAEWAVTIGKGATRIFIMSIGIGWMWFIPVRATRVSVGLVCPAEYYKSCGKSPEELYAWAMQQDPLIVKHTKNARRGGKVTSTKDWSFIAQRMVGENWYLVGEASGFADPILSAGMMLTHAGARELAYAIMAMERGEHDRAWLCEHYESLQRRRINQHIRFADFWYAGNGCFTDLEDMTTRIAKDAGIELSPKEAFRWISNGGFMEDIPGRAGIGGLDVAGAKEVAGRFLGAEDAQEAVGWQVNDFNVFRPNLEGAERAEYPVYRAGKIVRVPCYKRKQFTMPLMGAYAMWLKVMERTSDITEMCRMVIASYQRERGMSPARANFELQQAIQALEVMVLEGWVVGEKDPSRPLLGIRSKKGDNMIHETRDVQVG